One window of Campylobacter sp. RM12651 genomic DNA carries:
- the xdhA gene encoding xanthine dehydrogenase subunit XdhA, producing MKEEFKTIGKSETRWDAYAKVTGKAIYTADIPTKKKFYARIVRSSIAHGYVKSFDFSEALKVDGVIKILTYKDMPKTKFATAGHPFGLDPKTRDRYDRTILTEHVRLFGDEIAAIIATTDLAAKIAVSKVKVEYDELPFYLTPQEAMQEGAAKIHEDLDSNIMAHTISKVGDVESALANSDYVFSDTFKVPLQQHCHMENQIAYAYKDQDNRYVVVSSTQIPHILRRILGEVFEKHWSYFRVIKPFVGGGFGNKQEVTIEPLCVALSMAMGGEIVQIALDREESIAYTRTRHEMEYKAKMGISKDGFINALDIEVLSNKGAYASHTHSVGIKGGGVLLSLYNIPNFRYDIKTVHTNIATAGAMRGYGVPQVMFFIESFMENVARKMGFDSISFREKNIVGNDVLNPLNQVIQKSAKLKECIKVAKDKFNYYEKQKACKEFKHSYKKRGVGLATFTYTTGVYPKGLETAAARVILNQDAHIKLMLGSTEIGQGSDTVLAQMAAEVLSIPYDWVIVDANTDTDTAPFDTGAYASRQSYVTGLAVKEAALKLKTKILKTAARLKDVDFANLDLENANIVFKNKEVLMSLADFALHTTYDWQKAKSLSAFASVNCHTNSYSYGITMAMVEVDMNTGKIEILDILNVHDAGKVLNPLLASSQVEGGMGMAIPYALLEELKYDKKTGKILNNNLLDYKVPTALDVPDLDVSFVDNYDPYGPFGNKSLGEPPMCSPAPAIRNAVLDATNIEFNQIPITPERFFQAKDKECII from the coding sequence ATGAAAGAAGAATTTAAAACGATAGGTAAAAGTGAAACAAGATGGGATGCTTACGCTAAAGTTACAGGTAAAGCAATTTATACTGCTGATATTCCTACTAAGAAAAAGTTTTATGCAAGAATAGTAAGATCTAGCATAGCACATGGATATGTTAAAAGTTTTGATTTTAGCGAAGCTTTAAAGGTTGATGGGGTTATTAAAATTTTAACTTATAAAGATATGCCAAAAACTAAGTTTGCAACCGCAGGTCATCCATTTGGACTAGACCCAAAGACTAGAGATAGGTATGATAGAACCATTTTAACAGAGCATGTTAGATTATTTGGAGATGAAATAGCAGCTATTATTGCAACCACTGATTTAGCTGCAAAAATTGCTGTAAGTAAGGTAAAGGTTGAATATGATGAGCTTCCTTTTTATCTAACCCCACAAGAAGCAATGCAAGAAGGGGCTGCGAAAATTCATGAGGATTTAGATAGCAATATAATGGCTCATACTATTAGTAAAGTTGGAGATGTAGAATCGGCTTTAGCTAATAGCGATTATGTTTTTAGTGATACATTTAAAGTTCCTTTACAACAACATTGCCATATGGAAAATCAGATTGCTTATGCTTATAAAGACCAAGATAATCGTTATGTGGTAGTAAGTTCAACTCAAATTCCACATATTTTAAGAAGAATTTTAGGCGAAGTTTTTGAAAAACATTGGAGTTATTTTAGAGTCATAAAACCTTTTGTTGGTGGTGGTTTTGGTAATAAACAAGAAGTAACAATAGAGCCACTTTGCGTTGCTTTATCTATGGCTATGGGTGGAGAAATTGTTCAAATTGCACTTGATAGAGAAGAAAGTATCGCATATACAAGAACAAGACACGAAATGGAATATAAAGCAAAAATGGGTATTAGTAAAGATGGCTTTATAAATGCTTTAGATATAGAAGTATTATCAAATAAAGGAGCTTACGCATCTCATACTCATTCGGTTGGTATTAAAGGTGGTGGAGTTTTATTATCTTTATATAATATTCCTAACTTTAGATATGACATTAAAACCGTTCATACAAATATAGCAACAGCTGGGGCTATGAGAGGATATGGAGTTCCACAGGTTATGTTTTTTATAGAAAGTTTTATGGAAAATGTAGCTAGAAAAATGGGTTTTGATTCTATTAGTTTTAGAGAAAAAAATATAGTAGGAAATGATGTTTTAAATCCACTAAATCAAGTTATTCAAAAATCAGCTAAATTAAAAGAATGTATTAAGGTTGCTAAAGATAAATTTAATTACTATGAAAAACAAAAAGCCTGTAAAGAATTTAAACACTCTTATAAAAAGCGTGGGGTAGGGCTTGCAACCTTTACTTATACAACAGGTGTTTATCCAAAGGGCTTAGAAACAGCAGCAGCTAGAGTAATACTAAATCAAGATGCACATATTAAACTAATGCTAGGTTCAACTGAAATCGGACAAGGTTCTGATACGGTTTTAGCTCAAATGGCAGCAGAAGTTTTAAGTATTCCTTATGATTGGGTTATAGTTGATGCGAATACTGATACAGATACGGCTCCATTTGATACAGGAGCTTATGCTTCAAGACAAAGCTATGTAACAGGGCTTGCAGTAAAAGAAGCTGCTTTAAAATTAAAAACAAAAATATTAAAAACAGCAGCGAGATTAAAAGATGTTGATTTTGCAAATCTTGATTTAGAAAATGCAAATATTGTTTTTAAGAATAAAGAAGTTTTAATGAGTTTGGCTGATTTTGCTTTACACACTACTTATGATTGGCAAAAGGCTAAAAGTTTATCGGCATTTGCAAGTGTAAATTGCCATACAAATTCTTATAGTTATGGTATTACTATGGCTATGGTTGAAGTTGATATGAATACAGGAAAAATAGAGATATTAGATATTTTAAATGTTCATGATGCTGGTAAGGTATTAAATCCACTTTTAGCAAGTTCTCAAGTAGAAGGCGGAATGGGAATGGCAATTCCTTATGCTTTATTAGAAGAATTAAAATATGACAAAAAAACAGGTAAGATTTTAAACAATAATCTTTTAGATTATAAAGTTCCAACTGCACTTGATGTTCCTGATTTAGATGTTAGTTTTGTTGATAATTATGACCCTTATGGTCCATTTGGTAATAAGTCTTTAGGTGAACCTCCTATGTGTTCTCCTGCACCTGCTATTAGAAATGCAGTGCTTGATGCTACAAATATAGAGTTTAATCAAATTCCAATAACACCAGAAAGATTTTTTCAAGCTAAGGATAAAGAATGTATTATTTAA
- a CDS encoding solute carrier family 23 protein — translation MKNKNLIYQLEGKPPFFVALPLGMQHVLAMFTGNLAPILIIIGVLNSTSIVISTQESISLIQSAMLASGIVTLLQLYPIKYKNIQIGANLPIVMGTTFAFVPTAISVANTYGFSAILASSLIGSIITIFIGFAYKYITKILSELVIGVVLIAIGINLLDVGVNYCAGGLAAKKMGTYGDIINLCLSFSTFAIIIAIQRFAKGIFKVSAILIGLVVGYFLAYMVGRVDTSIISEASWFSLPIPIILINEFHFELAPIVSAIIVYIITSLETIGNVNGITVAAFNRCAKEKEISGAILADGVGCMVASLLNALPNTAYGQNAGIIAMTKIINKYCIALGAFFIIVSAFIPKLGAVFRTIPDSVLGGAVIMIFAMILINGIKIVAYAGFSNKNVMILGITFGLGYGFGVHPEITSNLPGYISWVFKDSIVGVCVISMIASLFFAKDK, via the coding sequence ATGAAAAATAAGAATTTAATTTACCAACTAGAAGGAAAACCCCCGTTTTTTGTAGCACTTCCTTTGGGAATGCAGCATGTTCTTGCTATGTTTACAGGAAATTTAGCCCCCATTTTGATAATTATAGGGGTCTTAAATAGTACGAGTATTGTAATATCCACGCAAGAAAGTATCAGTTTAATCCAATCAGCTATGCTAGCTTCTGGCATAGTAACTCTTCTGCAACTTTATCCAATCAAATATAAAAATATCCAAATAGGTGCTAATCTTCCAATAGTTATGGGGACTACATTTGCTTTTGTGCCAACAGCTATAAGTGTTGCAAATACTTATGGTTTTAGTGCAATTTTAGCTTCTTCTCTTATAGGCAGTATAATCACTATATTTATTGGTTTTGCTTACAAATATATCACAAAGATTTTATCTGAATTAGTAATAGGTGTTGTATTAATTGCAATCGGCATTAATTTATTAGATGTGGGTGTTAATTATTGTGCGGGTGGTTTAGCTGCTAAAAAAATGGGAACTTATGGGGATATTATTAATTTATGTTTATCTTTTAGCACTTTTGCAATCATTATTGCTATTCAACGATTTGCAAAGGGTATCTTTAAAGTTTCAGCTATTTTAATAGGTCTTGTTGTGGGATATTTTTTAGCTTATATGGTAGGTAGAGTAGATACTAGTATTATTAGTGAAGCAAGTTGGTTTAGCTTGCCTATTCCAATTATTTTAATTAATGAATTTCATTTTGAACTAGCCCCTATTGTAAGTGCCATTATCGTTTATATAATCACAAGTTTAGAAACTATTGGAAATGTTAATGGAATTACCGTAGCAGCTTTTAATAGGTGTGCTAAAGAAAAAGAAATCAGTGGAGCTATTTTAGCAGATGGTGTTGGTTGTATGGTGGCTAGTTTGTTAAATGCTTTACCTAATACAGCTTATGGTCAAAATGCAGGAATAATAGCAATGACAAAAATTATAAATAAATATTGCATAGCTTTAGGTGCTTTTTTTATTATAGTATCAGCTTTTATTCCTAAATTAGGAGCTGTTTTTAGGACTATTCCAGATAGTGTTTTAGGGGGTGCAGTTATTATGATTTTTGCTATGATTTTGATAAATGGTATTAAGATTGTAGCTTATGCTGGATTTAGCAACAAAAATGTAATGATATTAGGTATTACTTTTGGTCTTGGGTATGGGTTTGGAGTCCATCCTGAAATTACTAGTAATTTGCCAGGTTATATAAGTTGGGTTTTTAAAGATAGCATAGTAGGAGTTTGTGTAATTTCTATGATAGCTTCTTTATTTTTTGCAAAAGATAAATAA
- a CDS encoding ABC transporter ATP-binding protein, giving the protein MLKVKNLSVHYGLIKAVDDISFHINSGEIVSIVGSNGAGKTSTLNAILNIPKRSGEINFLGYEIERHKTHTLVQKGISLVPEGRRVFANLSIEDNLKMGAFYNADNYEHLKEQMYRLFPRLKQKNNTLARNLSGGEAQMLAISRALMGEPKLLMLDEPSLGLAPKIVGEVFEIIKVLKNEGITILLVEQNAQQALKISDRAYVLENGKIVLEGKGIDLANDDNIRKKYLGI; this is encoded by the coding sequence ATGTTAAAGGTTAAAAACTTAAGCGTTCATTATGGTTTGATTAAAGCTGTTGATGATATTAGTTTTCATATAAACTCAGGAGAAATCGTAAGTATTGTAGGTAGTAACGGGGCTGGTAAAACTAGCACTTTAAATGCGATTTTGAATATTCCTAAGCGTAGTGGGGAGATTAATTTTTTAGGTTATGAAATAGAAAGGCATAAAACTCATACTCTAGTTCAAAAAGGAATTAGCCTTGTGCCAGAAGGAAGAAGAGTTTTTGCAAATCTTAGCATAGAAGATAATCTTAAAATGGGAGCGTTTTATAATGCTGATAATTACGAGCATTTAAAAGAGCAAATGTATAGATTATTCCCACGCTTAAAGCAAAAAAATAATACCTTAGCAAGGAATTTAAGTGGTGGAGAAGCACAAATGTTAGCAATCTCAAGAGCTTTAATGGGAGAGCCAAAATTACTTATGTTAGATGAACCAAGTCTAGGACTTGCACCTAAGATTGTAGGAGAAGTTTTTGAGATAATTAAGGTTTTAAAAAATGAAGGAATTACTATTTTATTAGTAGAGCAAAACGCCCAACAAGCATTAAAAATAAGCGATAGGGCTTATGTTTTAGAAAATGGTAAAATCGTTTTAGAAGGCAAAGGAATTGACCTTGCAAATGATGATAATATTCGCAAAAAATATTTAGGAATTTAA
- a CDS encoding ABC transporter ATP-binding protein — protein MILELKNIDKNFGGVKAINNANLSVKKGEVFGLIGPNGAGKTTLFNIISGAYKPSSGEIIFDNKNITNLNQLEITKLGIARTFQNIRLFSSMSVLENVLIGLNCSINYNIFEAFLHIARYKKAEKQAREEAIKILNTLKISHLANAKSTELSYGEQRKLEIARALALKPKLLLLDEPVAGMNGTESNELADIITTLKKELSIVLIEHDMKFVNSLCDRVLVLDYGKSIFLGSPKEAVNNNEVIKAYLGDF, from the coding sequence ATGATTTTAGAGCTTAAGAATATTGATAAGAATTTTGGTGGAGTAAAGGCTATAAATAATGCAAATCTTAGCGTTAAAAAAGGTGAAGTTTTTGGACTTATTGGACCTAATGGAGCAGGGAAAACTACTTTATTTAATATAATTTCAGGAGCTTATAAACCAAGTTCGGGTGAGATTATTTTTGATAATAAAAACATTACAAATCTAAATCAATTAGAAATCACAAAATTAGGCATTGCAAGGACTTTTCAAAATATTAGATTATTTTCATCTATGAGTGTGCTTGAGAATGTTTTAATAGGGCTAAATTGTAGTATTAATTACAATATTTTTGAAGCGTTTTTGCATATTGCAAGATATAAAAAGGCTGAAAAACAAGCAAGAGAAGAAGCAATAAAAATACTAAATACTCTTAAAATCTCTCATTTAGCTAATGCAAAATCAACCGAATTAAGTTATGGAGAACAAAGAAAATTAGAAATAGCAAGAGCATTAGCACTAAAGCCAAAATTATTATTACTTGATGAGCCTGTAGCAGGAATGAATGGGACTGAGAGCAATGAATTAGCAGATATTATAACTACTCTTAAAAAAGAGCTTAGTATAGTGTTGATTGAGCATGATATGAAGTTTGTAAATAGCTTATGTGATAGGGTTTTAGTGCTTGATTATGGTAAGAGTATTTTCTTAGGCTCACCAAAAGAAGCAGTTAATAATAATGAAGTAATTAAAGCATATTTAGGAGATTTTTAA